The Devosia sp. 1566 sequence TGCTGATGATGGGTGCGCCGCTCAGCACGAGGCGCACCTGGCCGCAGCGACACCCGATCTCGTTGATTTCCTTCATTGCCGGCTTCTCCCTTTCTCCTCTGGCCCGCCACGCTATGAAGCACAGGACGTTACCGGGGCGGTGATTCCGACACGGCAGCGGCAAGCTTTGCCGGGGCAGGGCCGGGTGACGCCAGCCAAGGCTGACGCCGCCCTTGTTTGCCCCAGCAAATGGCTTTTCGAGGGAAAACCAATCAGGCGGTAGGGTGAACCAGGCGATGGGCAATGGCAAAGCCGATGCGGCCGGTGAACAGCGTCAGCACAAAGGCGATGGGCCAGGCGGTGATGAACTGGCGTGGCCAGGCCTGCAGCCACTCGGCGGTCGGCCCCATCACCAGCAAGCCCATGATGCCGGACATGGAAAGGGCCATCATGAAGGTGATGCAGAGCTGGGCTACGAGGAGGGTCTTCTTGTCGGTCATTGCGGTTCTCTCAAAGGAGGACGGCACATGACGAAAGCTCGCTTCCGCCAGGCACCATCCCGATATGGGTTGATGCCGTGGGTTCGCTGGAGCGACTGTATCCCGCTTGCGCAGGGGCCGGAATAACCACACCGGCCTCACAATTTTTTCGACTCGAAAAGTTTACCGCAAAACGCGCCTGGCCGCAAACCGCCAGCTCACCGTCTTGTGCGGCTTCTTGACTGAACCAGGGTCGAACGCGGGCGTTAGCTGGCATTCCATTCAAAGGTGCACAATGCCTGCCAAGCTCAAACCTCTTAGCCAGCAGGTGATTGTGATCACCGGTGCGACCAGCGGCAATGGCCTGGCTACGGCCGAGCAGGCGGTGCGCCGCGGCGCCAAAGTCGTGCTCGCTGCCCGCAGTGCCGATGACCTGGAGCGGGTGGCGGTCCGCCTGCGAGCTGGGGGAGGGGAGGTCGCGATCTGCCCGGCCGATATGGCCGACGATGCTGCGGCCGAGCGCATCGCGCAAGCGGCCATCGACAGCTTCGGTGGCTTTGACACCTGGGTCAACAATGCGGCGGCGGCCACTTATGGAACCATGGAACAGGTGACGCTCGCGGATCATCGCCAGGTATTCGAGGTGAACTATTTCGGCGTGCTGATGGGCTCGCTGGTCGCGGCGCGCCATCTGCGCGCTAAGGGAGGCGCGATCATCAATCTAGGCTCAGTGCTGTCGGACCGCACCATGATCTTGCAGGGTCCGTATTCAGCCTCCAAACACGCCGTGCAGGCGGCGACGGACGCCCTGCGCATGGAACTGGAGGAGGAGGGGGCGCCCATTTCGGTCACCCTGATCAAGCCCGGCGCCATTCATACGCCGTTCCCCGAACATGCCCGCAAT is a genomic window containing:
- a CDS encoding DUF2798 domain-containing protein, which produces MTDKKTLLVAQLCITFMMALSMSGIMGLLVMGPTAEWLQAWPRQFITAWPIAFVLTLFTGRIGFAIAHRLVHPTA
- a CDS encoding SDR family oxidoreductase translates to MPAKLKPLSQQVIVITGATSGNGLATAEQAVRRGAKVVLAARSADDLERVAVRLRAGGGEVAICPADMADDAAAERIAQAAIDSFGGFDTWVNNAAAATYGTMEQVTLADHRQVFEVNYFGVLMGSLVAARHLRAKGGAIINLGSVLSDRTMILQGPYSASKHAVQAATDALRMELEEEGAPISVTLIKPGAIHTPFPEHARNYLDAPPRLPPVLYDPELVADAILFAAEHPRRQLYVGGAGFLITLAGRLAPRLTDRLLEGVGRPLQIAPGEPGDPSLRDNLYQPRPDGKREGNQNFHVRRHSTLLAAQKHPLAATLIAGLVGAVVLSALQGSGGKSRHS